A stretch of DNA from Spirosoma endbachense:
TATGGCGGCTATTGGGGAAGTGGATTTGGCGGTCTGGGTGGGTTTGGTGGTTACTATCCGTATTACCCTAGCTATTATACGTATCAGGTAGCCGATCAATACTGGGAAATTCAGATTGTTGACCTCAAAAACCGGCCAGCAACCAGCCCCGGCACCGAACCCCAACTGACCGTTATTTATGACGCGACCGTACGTGGGGCCGACATTCCGGATCAGCAAGCCGTCGATACGGCCACCAAGGCCATTTTTAACCAATCGCCTTATTTACAGGCAGCCAACTAAGAAATCATGAAACCGATCCTAGCATTAATTGCCCTCATGGCGCTGACTACAGCCGCCTGGGCACAGGATAATCGCGATGAATACGCAAACGCATTTCCGTCGCCTTTTCAGGAGTATGTAACGTTCAATATTTCGGCACGTTACGGTGTCTCGCTTCCGATGGGCGGGCAAAAAGGGTATATCGACCGGACGTCTCCCACCAATTTTGCCCTTGAGGGCGAATGGCTGTTCCCTCAGCGGTTTTCGCTGGGTATAAAAACCGGCTATCAGTACACGCAGCAACGACTGGGTCGCCAGGTTATCAGTTATTCGTCCGACAATAGTGGGCAGGATATCTCGGCGGTTCAAACCCGAACCTTATCGATCATTCCGGCAATGGCTTCGCTTTCTTATTACTTTGCCGATAACACCGCTGCGATCAGGCCGTATGTTCAGTTTGCCGGAGGTGGCGCTTTTGTGGATTATACGAACTATTTCGGTACGCTGGCCGATCAGAAATCGGGCTTTAAAGGAGCCATTGCCCCCGCTATCGGGCTGAAATATTACGGCAAACGCGAACAGGGTCTGGGGGCCGAAATTCAGGCTCAGTATCAAAATGTGTTCTTCAATTACGACCAGTTGAAAAACAGTAGTCCATCACTAATGCTATCGCTAGGAATTTCGTATCGCTGGTATTAGCATACGGTTTACGGTGGGTTAACCCCATCTACCCGTATACTGTTTTTTTACAGAAGCGTTTCAATAGCAGGTGGCAAACTACGCCCGGCAGCCCGGCGTTCGGCAACATAGTCTGCCAGCGTGTGAGCGAGCCGGGCGTTTTTTCGCTCATAGAGTTTAATGATCTGCGTAACGTCTTTGTCGGTAAAAAACGCTTTCAGAATCATCTGATTCCAGGCTGCTTCGTCAAAATAATCAGCCGGATAGGGATTGTGAAGCATTATGGCTGACTGCACATCGGCAATGTTGTTTCGAATTCCTTCCGTTGCCTGAAACCGCCATGCCTCCGGGAAAGCCAGTACGGGCAACGCACTATATAACGCAACCAGTTCATTCAACTCACCGGCTTTGAAGAGCTGTCCGATTGTTTTGACGTATACCGATTCGTCGTCGACAGGAAACTGCAATAGCCACCATACCCTCGCTAATCGATCAAGTGTCCAGCCCAGAACGGCAAAACCGGGACGTACCCGCTCCAGCGCAAACGTAATGTCAGCAGGTACATCAACCGGTTGTTTGCCCACAAAGCGGGGCAAAGCGGTGAAGACACGATAAAAAATCGGAACCTGCGGGTTACTCTGGAACGAATCGGCCTGTTGCCGCAGATAACTGACTGCCTGTTCGGAATTAGGTTGCTGCTCGATCAAATAGAACAGCGTCTGACTCATCTGGAGGATATTCATACTGCCTTGTAACGCGGACGTCTAATCCGCCTGAATGTAAAAGCGAACGGGAAGCCCGCGTTATTTTTTCGCCTTCGGATGCGCCTGATCATACGTCTTTTTCAGTTGCTCCAGGCTCGTATGTGTATAAATCTGAGTAGCCGCTAAACTACTGTGCCCCAGCAAATCTTTAATGGCGTTCAGATCAGCCCCACGATTGAGCAGGTGCGTGGCAAATGAATGCCGAAGTATGTGTGGACTTTTCTTTTCAAGCGTAGTGACCAG
This window harbors:
- a CDS encoding EboA domain-containing protein; translation: MNILQMSQTLFYLIEQQPNSEQAVSYLRQQADSFQSNPQVPIFYRVFTALPRFVGKQPVDVPADITFALERVRPGFAVLGWTLDRLARVWWLLQFPVDDESVYVKTIGQLFKAGELNELVALYSALPVLAFPEAWRFQATEGIRNNIADVQSAIMLHNPYPADYFDEAAWNQMILKAFFTDKDVTQIIKLYERKNARLAHTLADYVAERRAAGRSLPPAIETLL